ACGATGTGACCGTTAGCGGTCCGGATAAGCGAGATCCGTGTCACGAGCTTCCCCTTGTTCGGTAGCCCGGCTAACCCTGTGGGCCCGTGGCTTTGCGTCCCCGCCTCGCAACGGGTTTGCCATTTCGTCTCTGCCCCCCAGCATAGGGGCGCTAAGCGTCGTCGCCGCGGGAGAGTAAGGAACCTCACAGTGGACGGTCGGAGGCACGTCGCCGGCCGAACGACACGAAAGTGCGCCTGGGCAGATTCGAACTGCCGACACCCGCTTTAGGAGAGCGGTGCTCTATCCCCTGAGCTACAGGCGCTGGGGCCCGACTAGCCTACCGGCAGCCGGGACTACCAGCGAGCGTGGACGTGCTCGCGAATGGAGTCGTTGTAAATGCGCGCCAGTTCCGCCATGGTCGAGTCATCGATCGTTGGCAGTTCGCCTACGGCCGCATTGGCCTTGGCCTGCTCCACCGTCCGCGCCCCTGGGATCGCGGTGCTGACTCCCACCTGGGTAAGCCATCTCAGTGCGAGTTGCGCCGTGGTCCAACCCTCAGGAGTCAGCGCGGCGACCTCTTGAGCGGCCCGCACGCCCACGTCGTACGGGACGCCGGAAAAGGTCTCGCCCACGTCGAAGGCCGCGCCTTCGCGGTTGTAGTTGCGGTGGTCGTTCTCGGCAAACTGGGTGTTGGCGTCGTACTTGCCGGACAGCAACCCCGACGCGAGCGGCACGCGGGCAATAATCCCGACGCCAAGGCGGGCGGCCTCTGTGGCGACCTGTTCGAGCGGCTTGCGCCTGAACACGTTGACGATGATCTGGATCGACGCCAGGTCTGGCTCCCTCAGCGCCTGCAGGGCCTCGTCAACCTTCTCCACCGACACGCCCCAAGCGCGCACCCGGCCCTCGTCTACCAAGACGCGCAAGGCGTCGTAGGTAGCCGGGTCGAAGAACACCGACGTGGGAGGACAGTGCAGTTGGATCAAGTCGAGGGTGTCGACGCCCAGGTTTTCCCGAGACCGATCAGTCCACGCCCTAAACGCGTCCAGCGTGTAGGCGCTGGCCTCGTGAGGGTCGGCCCTGCGCCCCATCTTGGTGGCGACGAAGAACTGGTCAGAGTCGTCACGCGAGGCGAGGAACTTGCCCACCGCCCGCTCCGACCGGCCGTCGCCGTAGACGTCGGCCGTGTCGAAGAAGGTGACGCCGGAGTCCGCGGCCGCCTCAAGAATCGCGTGTGAGCGACCCTCGTCGACGTTGCCCCAGTCGGCGCCTAGTTGCCAGCAACCCAGCCCGATTTCACTGACGTGGCGGCCTAGCCGCTCAATCTTTGACGTACGCACAGGCTCCACGTTACGGGACGGCGAACGCCACCCCCGCCATAGACGCTAGCCGGTGACGCGAACGTAGATCGGGTTGACCTGCCAGATGGGACGGAACTGAACAGTCTTGCCGGGTCGCGGTGAGTCGATCTGCAGGTTGGGTCCGGCGTAGATGCCCAGGTGACCAGGAGACACGATGATGTCGCCAGGCAGCGGCGAACTGACGCGAGTCCCCACGTTGTAGTACGCGGCGGAAGTGCGGGGCAACGAGATGCCGAACTGTGCGTACACGTAACTCACAAAGCCCGAGCAGTCGAAGCCTTCGCTCGGCGAGGCTCCACCCAAGACGTACGGAATGCCGACGTACTTGGCCGTCTCGGCGATGATGGCCGAGCCGGCGATGGCCTGGGCAACGTCGGCGCTGTTGGCCACGGTGCGGGCCTGCGAGGTGGGAGCTGAACGCGTCACCACCACTGGCTTGGGGTTTGGCTTCACGTCGAGAGACGGGGTCTCCACCGTGAATCCGGCCTCAGAGTCGGCCGCTACAGGAGCGCCAATCTGCTCGACCTGGTCGACAAACTCGGCGCCTTGACTGGCTACCGCGTCGACGTCGGGCGTCACCGGTGATTCACCGGCGATCGCGACGGCGACCGCTCCTGACAGTGGCACCACAATCAGCGCCACACCTGCAGAAACTGCCACCGCGCGCGTCTTGGCGCGCATGTATCCGTACCTCAAATTCCCGTTCCCTTCGCGCTGTCAGCGCTTACAAGCTTGGAGCCCGGCCTCGTGCGCCACCCCCTGTGGCTGACCTTGGGTACCATACCCGGAGCAGTAGTTACCGCTCCTGTTGACTGACCTACATTACCTGACCGCCAGCGTACCTGGCTTCGGGGCTAACGAACAGGTGACGCGCAACGTCCCCGGGAACCACCACCGATCCCTCTTCAGTGGAGAGCTCGGCATCCCCTTCATAGGACCGAAGTCCTATCGAAATACCAGGTAAAAGCCCAATCTCGGACGACGCTTGGAGGAAACCGGCAAGTGCTTGTGGGTTTTCACCAATTCTCACGAGCGTTGCGCGTGTCACGCCTGCGGCCAGCGCATCGGCCACGCTCAGAGGCTCGATTGCCTCCTTCTGCGGCTCGCCAGGGGCCACATCAAGCTCGTCAAGGCCGGGGATGAGATTGCCGTAGGGAGAGCGCTCCGGTCGCCCCAACATCTCCACCAAGCGGCGCTCGACGCGCTCGCTCATCACGTGCTCCCAGCGGCACGCCTCCTCATGAACGTGGCGCAAGTCCAGCCCGATGACGTCGGTGAGGAGTCGCTCGGCGAGGCGGTGCTTGCGCATCACCTTGGTAGCGCGGTCAACGCCCTCGGCGGTGAAGACGAGCGTGCGGTCCTCGCCGACGACCACAAGGCCGTCGCGCTCCATGCGTGCAATCGTCTGCGAAACCGTAGGTCCCGAGTGGCCAAGCTGCTCGGCGATGCGGGCCCTGAGGGGCGGCACCCCGTCCTCGATGAGTTCGTAGATGGTGCGCAAGTACATCTCGGTGGTGTCGATCAGATCCGTCATGCGGCGTGCCTTCCCATGCCTCGGTAACGCCATCCTGCGGCCTTCCAGGCCTCCACGTCGAGGCAATTGCGCGCGTCGATCACGAGGTCGCCCCTGGCGTGGGAGCGAAGCACGGCGGGATCCGCCTGGCGGAACTCTTGCCACTCGGTCGAGACCACCACGAGGTCTGCGTCTTTGACCGCATCCATCATGGATCCTGCGAAGTGGAGCGTGGGCCACACCGCCTTCGCGTTGTCCATCGCCTGAGGGTCGTACACCCGAACATCGGCGCCCATCAAGTGCAGACGTCCTGCCACGTCGAGGGCAGGCGAGTCGCGCACGTCATCGCTGTCGGGTTTGAAGGCCGCGCCAAGCACCGCGATACTGCGCCCGGCTATCTTGCCGCCGAGTTCCCGCTCAGCGAGGTCGAGTACATGTTGCCTGCGCCGCAGGTTGACGGAGTCGACCTCCCGCAAGAACGCGAGCGCCTGGTCCACGCCGAGTTCTGCGGCCCTCGCCTGGAAGGCGCGGATGTCTTTCGGCAGGCATCCTCCTCCAAAGCCGAGGCCCGCCCCAAGGAACTTGCGGCCGATGCGTTCGTCGTGGCCGATCGCATCGGCGAGCTCCAACACGTCGGCGCCCGTTGCCTCGCATACCTCGGCAATCGCATTGATGAAGGAGATCTTGGTGGCTAGGAAGGCGTTCGCGCTGACCTTGACGAGTTCCGCCGTGGGCAGGTCCGTCACCAAGAAGGGAGTGCCGCGCCCGATGATGTCTGCGTAGACCTCGCGCGTGACCGCCTCGATGCGCCCCGGCCTGTCCTTGTCAATGCCGAGCACTTGGCGATCCGGGCGCAGTGTGTCCTCGACAGCGTGACCCTCACGCAGAAACTCGGGATTCCAACCGAGTTCAGCACCGTCACCCACTGGGGCGAGTTCGCGTACGCGCGCCGCCAGCCTCGCTGCGGTGCCTACCGGCACCGTCGACTTGCCCAGAATCACCGTGGGGCGCTCGAGCATCGGCGCGAGCGTCTCAATCACCGCGTCAACGAACGTCATGTCCGCTGCATACTCGCCGCGCTTCTGGGGGGTGCCCACGCCAATGAAGTGAACGTCGGCGTCGGCCGCCTGCGCAGCATCAGTGGTGAAGCGCAAGCGTCCCGTCGCCACGTGCTTGGAAATCAGGTCAGGAAGCCCCGGTTCGTAGAACGGCACCTCGCCGCGAGAGAGTCGAGCCACCTTCGCGGCGTCAACGTCGACACCCACCACGTCGTGCCCCAGCTCGGCCATTCCTGCGGCGTGGGTCGCGCCCAGGTATCCCGTTCCGAATACGGAAACGCGCATCGTCATGTCGCCAGACTAGCGGCGAGTGTGCGGCGCGGAAGCGATCGCCGTCAGGCCCTTCGAGGTGACCGTGACGGGGCCAGCACAATCCCGCACGAACACGGCATGCCCTCTAGGCAACACACGCCGGTGATCGCGGGTCGACACCTCACAGTCGCCGCCAAGTGCCAGCACAATCCGCGGCCCGCGGGCAATCACAGCCGTCCCGCCCTCCACGATGTCAAGGCTGAACTCTTCTGCCGCCGTCGAGAAGTGCCGCACCGCACCGTCGCTCACCACCGACGGCCGCACAGGGTCAGAGTGCTCAAGCCGGGCGAGCTTGCGCAGGAGTTCCGTGTTGACCGGCTTCGAGGTCAGCCCAGCCCTGACGACGTTGTCAGAGTTGGCCATGATCTCCAGCCCCATTCCCCCCAGGTAGCAATGCACGACGCCGGCAGGAGTGAAGAGTGCATCCCCAGGGCCAAGGGACACGGCATTCATGGCGAGCGCTACCAGCACCCCCGGGTCATCGGGATATGTGAGAGCCGCGAGGCGGGCGGCGCCGAGCGATCCCGCCGCGCCTTCAGGCAGAGATGCGAGCGCCTCCACCGTGTCGAGATGTCCGCCGTCGAGCGCTGCCGTCACATATCCCGCGACCGCGCCGTCATCGAGCGCCTCCATCAAGGCGCCGGCACCGTCACCACCAAGCGACTCCAGATCGTGACGCAACGCCTCAGGCTCGCGGAACCCCACGAGCACGTCCATGGGAGTCATCGCGACAAGCAGTTCCGGTTTGTGGGAGGCATCCTTAAACGTGCGCGCCTTGTCGTCGAGAGCCACCCCCCGGGCCTGCTCGGCCGCAAATCCCTCGTGCGCCGCTGACGCCGTCGGATGCACCTGGATCGACAGTGGCCTCGCGATCGACAGCACCTTCAGGAGGTACGGTAGGCGTCCATAGCCTTCCGCGACCTCACGTCCGAGCGCCGCGACCGGATCTTGAGCGATCACAGTGTCGAGGGGCCCGTCGTCGGTGCCAGAAGGCAACAACGGGTGCGCTCCCCACCACGCCTCCGCGAAGGGCCCACCGTCGGCGGCAATCCCCAGGAGCTCTGGGATGCCACCTGGCGCCCCCCAGTCGAATCGTTGGACTGCCGGCGTCAGAGCGATCACGCACGCCATCATGCCACCGACACCCCTACTACTCTGTGCACATGAGCAGCCACGTCACGATCCCATCCCACTTGTTGCCCCGCGACGGACGCTTCGGATCCGGTCCGTCGAAGGTGCGTGCCGCTCAAGTCCAGGCGATCGTCGACGCAAACCCCAGTGTGCTGGGAACGTCCCACCGGCAGGCGCCCGTCCGTGGCCTCGTGGGCGATGTGAGGCGCATGCTCTCCGAGTTGTACGCCCTGCCAGAAGGCTACGAGGTGCTGCTCTCGAACGGCGGCTCCACGTTTGTGTGGGATGCGGCGGCCTTCTGCCTCATCTCCGACAAGGCGCAGCTGGCGGCGTTCGGTGAGTTCGGCGCGAAGTTCGCGGCGTCCGTCGCCGCCGCGCCACATCTGGCCGAGCCGACGGTGGTACGGGCCGTCCCCGGATCGATCGCCACCGCCGCCCGGGAGGCAGGCATCGACACCTACGCGTGGCCCCACAACGAGACCTCGACCGGCGCCACGGCCCCGGTGCGCCGTGTCGAGGGAACCGCCGACGCGCTCATGGTGGTCGACGGGACGTCAGCGGCCGGCGCGATCGAGTTGGACCCCACGCAGGTGGACTTCTATTACTTCGCGCCCCAGAAGTCGTTTGCGTCCGACGGCGGCCTCTGGTTCGCGCTCGCCTCGCCTGCCGCGATCGCCAGAATCGCTGAGATCGCGGCGAGCGGACGGTACATCCCGCCCTCGCTGTCACTCGCCGACGTGGTGACCAACTCGCGTGCAGAACAAACACTCAACACCCCCGCCATCAGCACACTGCTGATGATGCGCGCCCAACTCGAGTGGATGCTCGAACAAGGAGGCCTGGCCGCCATGGCCGCCAGGTCCCGTGCGTCGTCCACCGCGATCTACGAATGGGCCGACGCTCGCGACTTCGCGTCGCCGTTCGTCGCCGACCCCGCCCACCGCTCGCCGGTGGTCGCGACCGTCGATCTTGTGGACGAGGTGAACTCGGGCGAACTCCAAGCGGTCCTGCGAGCACACGGCATCGTCGACGTTTTCCCCTACCGCAAGCTGGGCCGCAACCAACTGCGCATTGGCGTGTTCCCCGCCGTGGACACCGCCGACGTAGAAGCGCTCCTCACCTGCATCGACTGGGTTGTCGCGAAGGGATGACCACGCCGCGTGCCCACCACGCCCCCTCGCGGTGGCGCACGTGGGCCGCGCCTGCAGCGCTCGCGATCATGGTGACCGCAGCTGCGGTCACGATCGCGCTCGCAGCGCTTCCCTCACACGACGACGCCACGCACGATGCTGAGGCTCCCGAGCATGCTCCCGCAGCCGCGGCGTCGATACCTCCGCTCGCCGCACCCGCAGCAACGGCCAGCCCCGAGCCCTACGTCTCGCCCATCGAGGTGGTGCTGCCACCCCCACCGACTCCGCCACCGGCGCAAGGCAGAAACTCTGCCGGTCAACGCATCGAGGCCGCCGCGAGCGCGGGAGTCACCACGCCCGCCGCGTGGTGCGAGGGCAACTACGGTGCCACCGCGTCGGCGTCCAGCGTGAGCGGGCTGCTCCAGGCCGCCAACGCCGAGCGTGCCCGCTGGGGACTCAGCGCACTGTCGTGGAACTCATCGCTCGCGTCGAGCGCCGTCACCTGGTCCGAGTCGCAAGCCGCCTCTGGAACCCTCTCCCATGGCATGGCGCCCAGCCCCGGCGGCCAGAACGTCGCGTACCGGTACTCCTCCGCAGGGCAGTCGGAGGCCGCCGCGGCAGCATGGGCGCACCCTGCCTGGATGGCATCGAGCGGTCACTGCAAGAACATCCTGAACGCATCGTGGAGCACCATGGGTGCGGGGGCGGCGTCCGTTGACGGCGGAAATACCTGGTATTTGACCGCAAACTTCCAATAGCGGCCGCGGTGCTATGCCCTCGAGGAATGGGGCAACTGCCACCGTGGCGTGAAGCGGTGCAGCACCCCCACCGTGGCAGCCCCCACCCCACCCACGGCGAAGAACCCCAACGGCAACGCGATCGCCGCACCCGCCGCGACGATCACCGGCCCCAAGAGCCCGCCTGCGTCCTGCAGAATCGACCACGCCCCCAGAAACACCGCCTTGCCTTGCTCCGGCGCGGCGTCGGCTCCCAACGTCATCACCACTCCCGAGCCCCACCCGTGACCCAGGCCGATCAGCAGTGCGACGACCCCCACCTGCCATGGCGTCGAGGTTGCAGGCAAGAGAGAAGCCCCCACGGCCAACGCGATCGCTGATGGCACCGCAGTCCACACCCTGCCGAAACGGTCCATCACATAGCCAGCGGGGATGAACATCGCCATATCGATGGCGGTGGCCACGCCAAAGACCAACGAGGCGCCAGAGTCGCTCATGCCAATATGCGCCGCCCACAACGGG
The Demequina sp. TMPB413 DNA segment above includes these coding regions:
- the manA gene encoding mannose-6-phosphate isomerase, class I, whose protein sequence is MIALTPAVQRFDWGAPGGIPELLGIAADGGPFAEAWWGAHPLLPSGTDDGPLDTVIAQDPVAALGREVAEGYGRLPYLLKVLSIARPLSIQVHPTASAAHEGFAAEQARGVALDDKARTFKDASHKPELLVAMTPMDVLVGFREPEALRHDLESLGGDGAGALMEALDDGAVAGYVTAALDGGHLDTVEALASLPEGAAGSLGAARLAALTYPDDPGVLVALAMNAVSLGPGDALFTPAGVVHCYLGGMGLEIMANSDNVVRAGLTSKPVNTELLRKLARLEHSDPVRPSVVSDGAVRHFSTAAEEFSLDIVEGGTAVIARGPRIVLALGGDCEVSTRDHRRVLPRGHAVFVRDCAGPVTVTSKGLTAIASAPHTRR
- the serC gene encoding phosphoserine transaminase, which produces MSSHVTIPSHLLPRDGRFGSGPSKVRAAQVQAIVDANPSVLGTSHRQAPVRGLVGDVRRMLSELYALPEGYEVLLSNGGSTFVWDAAAFCLISDKAQLAAFGEFGAKFAASVAAAPHLAEPTVVRAVPGSIATAAREAGIDTYAWPHNETSTGATAPVRRVEGTADALMVVDGTSAAGAIELDPTQVDFYYFAPQKSFASDGGLWFALASPAAIARIAEIAASGRYIPPSLSLADVVTNSRAEQTLNTPAISTLLMMRAQLEWMLEQGGLAAMAARSRASSTAIYEWADARDFASPFVADPAHRSPVVATVDLVDEVNSGELQAVLRAHGIVDVFPYRKLGRNQLRIGVFPAVDTADVEALLTCIDWVVAKG
- a CDS encoding metal-dependent transcriptional regulator; translated protein: MTDLIDTTEMYLRTIYELIEDGVPPLRARIAEQLGHSGPTVSQTIARMERDGLVVVGEDRTLVFTAEGVDRATKVMRKHRLAERLLTDVIGLDLRHVHEEACRWEHVMSERVERRLVEMLGRPERSPYGNLIPGLDELDVAPGEPQKEAIEPLSVADALAAGVTRATLVRIGENPQALAGFLQASSEIGLLPGISIGLRSYEGDAELSTEEGSVVVPGDVARHLFVSPEARYAGGQVM
- a CDS encoding C40 family peptidase; this translates as MRAKTRAVAVSAGVALIVVPLSGAVAVAIAGESPVTPDVDAVASQGAEFVDQVEQIGAPVAADSEAGFTVETPSLDVKPNPKPVVVTRSAPTSQARTVANSADVAQAIAGSAIIAETAKYVGIPYVLGGASPSEGFDCSGFVSYVYAQFGISLPRTSAAYYNVGTRVSSPLPGDIIVSPGHLGIYAGPNLQIDSPRPGKTVQFRPIWQVNPIYVRVTG
- a CDS encoding UDP-glucose/GDP-mannose dehydrogenase family protein — translated: MRVSVFGTGYLGATHAAGMAELGHDVVGVDVDAAKVARLSRGEVPFYEPGLPDLISKHVATGRLRFTTDAAQAADADVHFIGVGTPQKRGEYAADMTFVDAVIETLAPMLERPTVILGKSTVPVGTAARLAARVRELAPVGDGAELGWNPEFLREGHAVEDTLRPDRQVLGIDKDRPGRIEAVTREVYADIIGRGTPFLVTDLPTAELVKVSANAFLATKISFINAIAEVCEATGADVLELADAIGHDERIGRKFLGAGLGFGGGCLPKDIRAFQARAAELGVDQALAFLREVDSVNLRRRQHVLDLAERELGGKIAGRSIAVLGAAFKPDSDDVRDSPALDVAGRLHLMGADVRVYDPQAMDNAKAVWPTLHFAGSMMDAVKDADLVVVSTEWQEFRQADPAVLRSHARGDLVIDARNCLDVEAWKAAGWRYRGMGRHAA
- a CDS encoding aldo/keto reductase, which gives rise to MRTSKIERLGRHVSEIGLGCWQLGADWGNVDEGRSHAILEAAADSGVTFFDTADVYGDGRSERAVGKFLASRDDSDQFFVATKMGRRADPHEASAYTLDAFRAWTDRSRENLGVDTLDLIQLHCPPTSVFFDPATYDALRVLVDEGRVRAWGVSVEKVDEALQALREPDLASIQIIVNVFRRKPLEQVATEAARLGVGIIARVPLASGLLSGKYDANTQFAENDHRNYNREGAAFDVGETFSGVPYDVGVRAAQEVAALTPEGWTTAQLALRWLTQVGVSTAIPGARTVEQAKANAAVGELPTIDDSTMAELARIYNDSIREHVHARW
- a CDS encoding CAP domain-containing protein, giving the protein MTTPRAHHAPSRWRTWAAPAALAIMVTAAAVTIALAALPSHDDATHDAEAPEHAPAAAASIPPLAAPAATASPEPYVSPIEVVLPPPPTPPPAQGRNSAGQRIEAAASAGVTTPAAWCEGNYGATASASSVSGLLQAANAERARWGLSALSWNSSLASSAVTWSESQAASGTLSHGMAPSPGGQNVAYRYSSAGQSEAAAAAWAHPAWMASSGHCKNILNASWSTMGAGAASVDGGNTWYLTANFQ